One region of Pseudoalteromonas luteoviolacea genomic DNA includes:
- a CDS encoding serine hydrolase domain-containing protein has product MKTTVIATLIAGIFIAPKIGSASEQGSTNIKLELLPLVQVKGEQYVSSTIEKEMRKHNLPGLSVAVVKNGQVVWAEGFGLADKQTNRKVTTETLFQAGSISKPVAALAVLKLVHEGKIKLDADVNQYLKGWQVPSNEFTKSAKVTVRQLLTHSAGLTQHGFPGYQRSSKVPSDIGVLNGQGNTGKVIVDKQPGEGFRYSGGGYTVLDLLVENVTGQSFVDYTSEQILKPLGMTNSTFAQPLSKHLWSQASAAFDVNGNQIEGDWHVYPEQAAAGLWTTPSDIALYVKAIQSARAGKTVGPITPKLVKDMLVFHDNDWGLGPVLKNYQQGLAFEHGGKNKGFTNVFKAYADKGDAFIIMTNGDAASPVMRELQLAISEHFGWDFSRAKKVEKYTFSSAQLKQMVGEYIYDKDSQYLFELTFDEQYILAYDPSRDRTNRLIATSEKSLIDVRDGLTVDIERNDKGEIKALIWSGQYRFVKNSL; this is encoded by the coding sequence ATGAAAACAACCGTTATCGCTACACTAATCGCAGGTATCTTTATTGCACCGAAGATAGGCTCTGCAAGCGAACAGGGAAGCACAAATATTAAACTCGAACTACTTCCACTGGTTCAAGTAAAAGGTGAGCAATACGTTTCAAGTACCATAGAAAAAGAAATGCGTAAGCATAACTTACCTGGGTTAAGTGTTGCTGTGGTTAAAAATGGTCAAGTTGTTTGGGCGGAAGGCTTTGGTTTAGCGGATAAACAGACTAATCGCAAAGTGACAACTGAAACTTTGTTTCAAGCTGGTTCTATTAGTAAACCGGTTGCGGCTTTGGCTGTTTTAAAATTAGTTCATGAAGGAAAAATTAAATTAGATGCGGATGTAAATCAGTATTTAAAAGGCTGGCAAGTGCCAAGCAATGAATTTACCAAATCAGCCAAAGTGACAGTGCGTCAGCTTTTAACTCACAGTGCAGGTTTAACTCAGCATGGCTTTCCGGGATATCAACGCAGCAGTAAAGTGCCCTCCGATATTGGGGTGTTAAATGGACAAGGCAACACAGGTAAAGTGATAGTCGATAAACAACCCGGTGAAGGATTTAGGTATTCCGGTGGCGGGTACACTGTTTTAGATTTGCTTGTTGAAAATGTAACGGGACAGTCATTTGTTGATTATACATCTGAGCAGATCTTGAAACCGCTTGGAATGACAAACAGTACGTTTGCACAGCCACTGTCCAAGCACCTGTGGTCTCAAGCTAGTGCGGCATTTGATGTAAACGGTAATCAGATTGAAGGAGATTGGCACGTTTACCCTGAGCAGGCTGCTGCGGGTTTGTGGACGACGCCGAGCGATATAGCGTTGTACGTTAAAGCGATACAAAGTGCACGAGCGGGTAAAACGGTTGGGCCCATTACACCTAAGTTGGTTAAAGACATGCTTGTATTCCATGACAACGATTGGGGGCTTGGACCTGTATTAAAAAATTATCAGCAAGGGCTCGCGTTTGAACATGGCGGTAAAAATAAAGGCTTTACCAATGTATTTAAAGCGTATGCTGATAAAGGCGATGCATTTATTATTATGACCAATGGAGATGCAGCTAGCCCTGTGATGAGGGAGTTACAACTTGCTATCAGCGAGCATTTTGGCTGGGACTTTTCTAGGGCTAAAAAAGTAGAAAAGTATACCTTTTCAAGTGCGCAGTTAAAGCAAATGGTTGGCGAGTATATTTATGATAAAGATAGCCAGTATCTATTTGAGCTTACTTTTGATGAACAATATATACTGGCATATGACCCATCAAGAGATCGCACCAACCGTTTGATAGCGACGAGTGAGAAATCATTGATTGATGTGCGTGATGGTTTAACGGTTGATATTGAGCGAAATGACAAAGGCGAGATTAAGGCATTAATTTGGAGCGGGCAATATCGATTTGTAAAAAATAGCCTTTAA
- a CDS encoding YdcF family protein produces the protein MDKVIIVLGHKNDNQGHLSPLSIARCELALELFKSQQNSRLICTGGFGANFNQTAIAHADINQQYLINNGIKAAHFLPNALSRFTIEDATLTYPILKQLNVPQVDIISSGFHISRVQLIFDRVMPSIIKNYLSAPSPISSQALHRLEKHEVFAKKRDLATLTKKANEC, from the coding sequence ATGGACAAAGTAATCATTGTTTTAGGACATAAAAATGATAACCAAGGGCACTTATCACCGCTTTCAATTGCAAGATGTGAGCTTGCCCTTGAGCTATTTAAATCACAACAAAATTCAAGATTAATTTGTACGGGTGGTTTCGGAGCAAACTTCAATCAAACCGCAATTGCGCACGCGGATATCAACCAGCAATATTTAATCAATAATGGGATCAAAGCAGCGCATTTTTTGCCAAACGCTTTGAGCCGATTCACAATTGAAGATGCAACCCTAACTTACCCGATACTTAAACAACTCAATGTACCGCAAGTCGACATAATCAGTTCCGGTTTTCATATTTCGAGAGTTCAGCTCATTTTTGACAGAGTCATGCCCTCAATTATAAAAAACTATTTATCAGCCCCGAGTCCAATCTCAAGTCAGGCGCTACACCGACTAGAAAAGCACGAAGTATTTGCAAAGAAAAGAGACTTAGCAACGCTCACTAAAAAAGCAAATGAATGCTAA
- a CDS encoding alpha/beta hydrolase produces MKKTIVLMTLCFAFKSAASTDITLTSSDGFTIHGSYFSGKEDSNKALLMLHQCNFNRSMYNDIGNQLSQQGIHALSIDFRGYGDSKNNQFDVSSIRKLSGQSRTDAWRDMVKYWPQDVQLAYEYLRRKVSNTGQIGVIGASCGGTQAITLANNTNIDAIGFFSSAQTYDNIQKYVANLSGKPTLIIAADDDGRTYTSANILFKEAKHANSKLLTYKGKLHGYPLLEHDKNLNNAISHWFGQQLKK; encoded by the coding sequence ATGAAAAAGACAATAGTACTTATGACACTTTGCTTTGCATTTAAAAGCGCTGCAAGCACCGATATTACATTGACTTCTAGCGATGGATTCACCATCCATGGGAGCTATTTTAGTGGTAAAGAAGACAGCAATAAAGCCCTGCTTATGCTGCACCAATGTAACTTTAATCGCTCCATGTACAACGACATTGGAAACCAATTATCCCAGCAAGGGATCCATGCTTTAAGCATCGATTTCAGAGGCTACGGCGACAGTAAAAATAATCAATTTGATGTAAGCAGCATAAGAAAGCTCTCTGGCCAGTCACGCACTGATGCATGGAGAGATATGGTAAAGTATTGGCCACAAGACGTACAACTAGCCTATGAATATTTAAGACGTAAAGTATCAAACACCGGGCAGATTGGCGTTATCGGCGCAAGCTGCGGCGGTACACAGGCCATCACCCTTGCAAATAACACCAACATTGATGCTATTGGCTTTTTTTCATCTGCCCAAACCTATGACAATATTCAGAAATATGTAGCAAACTTATCTGGCAAACCAACCTTGATCATCGCAGCAGACGACGATGGTAGGACTTATACCAGCGCAAACATCCTGTTCAAAGAAGCAAAACACGCCAATAGCAAACTGCTCACTTATAAGGGCAAGTTGCATGGCTACCCATTATTAGAGCATGATAAGAACTTAAACAACGCTATCAGTCATTGGTTTGGACAGCAGCTCAAAAAATAA
- a CDS encoding serine hydrolase, whose amino-acid sequence MKRLTLSIITTAILLSGCDKDNDVVVIAPEKPATIESFNGLWEIKGSGEVWDLSSNGLVTYNFNSNTCIKADEESAQFTEPLAEYLSLNDEKDRLTFNSPASSKVELVKLDALPSQCSADNLTAEMTLPEIFDYVWLSLDEYYGFFELRDINWQAVYDTYKPKVTASTSHADFMTIMDEIFTEFGDGHLSLEGPQGEQADGSKIDSWIKEGLWNGDGDINDNLAQLQAKELTVLKHLMSDGQLHSFEGTDAIRFGHISPELGYIRIDRVSGMILDDVADNILSRVEQDLDNTDLIMTHTLEQLRDADSIIIDLRYNQGGFDKVSQKIAGYFTDSDYTFGTKQLSNEAFQGEAIDLGVTSNTELNFTKKIYVLIGEHTISGGEVLAMALQSLPHSQLIGEATNGSVSDTLTHQLPNGWELTLSHEVYKNQAGEVVEGVGIEPDIETYAYATVDHKYMTDTPIEYVMQQHNVVSSHAKSAEKLQQAVREVVTKTSLPSISVAVIKDDKVVFEHAEGFANLEQNIPATVNTPYNVASISKAVTGVAIMQLVEQDVLSLDDKLTDMNLSFDPNNPTSSESTMTLRHLVTHTSGVKDSDRFFCTYYKYEDQLPLATMFGLTFCEDDIPVTTNLEQLLAQDYFSEQGRYAGSGVYLDGVYGQAGEVMSYSNMGTALAAHAVEKKAALNLAEYMNTSIFEPLGMKNTQWDHTKLSADNPKALQYNIDEEGAAHALPEYGYATLYDGELNISSRDLSKLLAAVANQGSYQGTQILNAESVKQLIGAQSDVFNIPYQQGVFWYWDGAFFGHNGGDPGTNALMIYNALTKTGVIMLTNGEDFIRGKEIIQPYLNNLAADLYRFGVQHK is encoded by the coding sequence GTGAAACGATTAACGCTGAGTATTATAACCACGGCCATCCTACTGTCAGGATGCGATAAAGATAATGATGTAGTTGTCATTGCACCAGAAAAGCCCGCGACGATTGAAAGCTTTAACGGGCTATGGGAAATCAAAGGGTCGGGGGAGGTTTGGGATTTATCCTCAAATGGCCTGGTGACATACAACTTTAATAGCAATACATGTATTAAAGCAGATGAAGAAAGTGCCCAATTTACCGAGCCACTTGCTGAGTACTTATCACTGAATGACGAAAAAGATAGATTGACCTTTAACAGCCCTGCGTCTTCCAAGGTTGAGCTTGTCAAACTCGACGCGCTGCCTTCACAGTGTAGCGCGGATAACCTGACAGCGGAGATGACACTACCAGAAATTTTTGATTATGTATGGCTGTCGCTCGATGAGTATTATGGTTTTTTTGAACTACGGGATATTAATTGGCAAGCGGTTTATGACACTTATAAGCCAAAAGTGACAGCATCCACTTCTCATGCTGATTTCATGACAATAATGGATGAAATTTTCACCGAGTTTGGCGATGGACACCTGAGTCTGGAAGGGCCTCAAGGGGAACAAGCTGATGGCAGTAAAATTGATAGCTGGATCAAAGAAGGCCTCTGGAATGGTGATGGTGATATCAATGATAACTTGGCACAGTTACAAGCTAAAGAGCTTACTGTCTTAAAGCATTTAATGTCAGACGGTCAGTTACATAGCTTTGAAGGAACGGATGCTATTCGTTTTGGTCATATTTCCCCTGAGCTTGGCTATATCCGTATTGATAGAGTCTCTGGGATGATTTTGGATGATGTAGCAGACAATATCTTATCGCGGGTGGAGCAAGACTTAGACAATACAGATTTGATCATGACACACACGCTTGAGCAATTGCGTGATGCTGATTCGATTATCATCGATTTAAGATATAACCAAGGCGGTTTTGATAAGGTATCGCAAAAAATAGCCGGCTACTTCACCGATTCAGATTACACGTTTGGTACTAAACAGCTCAGCAATGAAGCGTTTCAAGGGGAAGCGATCGATCTGGGGGTGACCTCAAATACCGAGTTGAACTTCACCAAGAAAATTTATGTGTTGATCGGTGAGCATACCATCAGTGGTGGCGAAGTACTTGCAATGGCACTGCAGTCCTTGCCGCACAGTCAATTAATTGGTGAAGCGACCAATGGCAGTGTTTCTGACACATTAACGCATCAATTACCAAATGGATGGGAGCTGACGTTAAGCCATGAGGTATATAAAAATCAAGCGGGTGAAGTAGTTGAAGGTGTAGGCATCGAGCCGGATATTGAAACTTACGCTTACGCAACCGTTGACCACAAATATATGACAGACACCCCTATTGAGTATGTAATGCAGCAGCACAATGTCGTAAGCTCACATGCCAAATCGGCCGAAAAACTGCAGCAAGCCGTTCGTGAAGTCGTCACCAAAACCAGTTTGCCAAGTATTTCAGTGGCCGTTATCAAAGACGATAAAGTTGTTTTTGAGCATGCTGAAGGTTTTGCTAATTTGGAGCAGAACATACCTGCAACGGTGAATACGCCCTATAACGTTGCGTCCATCAGCAAAGCGGTGACTGGGGTGGCCATCATGCAATTAGTCGAACAGGATGTGCTAAGCCTAGATGATAAATTGACAGACATGAACCTATCATTTGATCCTAATAATCCGACAAGTTCAGAATCAACTATGACGCTGCGTCATTTGGTAACCCATACATCCGGTGTAAAAGACAGCGATAGGTTTTTCTGCACGTATTACAAATACGAAGACCAACTTCCGTTAGCGACCATGTTTGGACTAACGTTTTGCGAAGATGATATTCCGGTTACGACTAATTTAGAGCAGTTGTTAGCGCAAGACTATTTTTCAGAGCAAGGCCGCTATGCAGGCAGTGGTGTCTATCTTGATGGCGTGTATGGGCAAGCTGGGGAAGTCATGTCTTACTCTAATATGGGGACTGCGCTAGCTGCCCATGCCGTGGAGAAGAAAGCCGCGTTAAATTTAGCTGAGTATATGAATACGTCTATCTTTGAGCCTCTTGGCATGAAAAACACCCAGTGGGATCACACTAAGTTATCAGCGGATAACCCAAAAGCATTGCAATACAACATAGATGAAGAAGGGGCTGCGCACGCCCTGCCTGAGTACGGTTATGCCACTTTATATGATGGTGAACTAAACATTAGTAGCCGTGATTTAAGTAAATTGTTGGCTGCTGTGGCAAATCAGGGCAGTTATCAAGGTACTCAAATTTTAAATGCAGAGAGTGTAAAACAGTTAATCGGTGCGCAAAGCGATGTGTTTAACATACCTTATCAACAAGGGGTTTTTTGGTATTGGGACGGTGCGTTCTTTGGCCACAATGGCGGTGATCCGGGCACGAATGCGTTGATGATTTATAACGCATTGACAAAAACAGGCGTTATTATGCTGACAAACGGTGAAGACTTTATACGCGGTAAAGAAATTATCCAACCTTATCTGAATAATCTGGCGGCCGATCTGTATAGATTTGGTGTGCAGCATAAATAG
- a CDS encoding SUMF1/EgtB/PvdO family nonheme iron enzyme yields the protein MRSYSFVFSATTLMSLATILPAQSQQTTYIEPPMVSIPKGTFMMGSTVGREDELPIRKVTVPAFQMGKYEVTVAEYRKFIEATGYESTKGCVHRIGPQWFGSGERDGTWNDNIYVLSEFHPVVCVSRTDAINYAKWLSKVSGDQYRLPTEAEWEYAVRAGTKSKYFFGDEIRAADACRYANIADIHAYSLSGKLYDAPYAQDAINTCNDNEVMISTVGLYKPNGFGLHDMEGNVVERLADCYQDSYVGAPVDGSAVTKKDCEIFVARGGSWHWPAFGSSRRMRMSEDFFAALEGFRLVKDTNGKALGAAKGTPWFVKQLTIAQTNARTKHKKENPHYPKQLNDVKLSRLSKDKVKIAWQAQQKSGVTGYEVFRQDPLTNQTVTLVKLSHKQTSFIDDAALSHNGRYSVVALNGSAKSLPSPVFDSYSKQPHIIPSRIEGEAFNFAPGVTVVNSSFEPEGDKIIGSIGTDKASYILEAQIAGDYLVTIRLFHSGPTQNYTLMLNGQPITTSELSGERGWRTIKDIKVKFEQGRHTLTIQGETSIFAVNWFDIAMR from the coding sequence ATGAGATCATATTCGTTCGTTTTTAGTGCTACTACACTGATGTCGTTAGCCACAATACTGCCTGCACAAAGTCAGCAAACAACTTATATAGAGCCGCCCATGGTGAGTATTCCCAAGGGTACTTTTATGATGGGGAGCACAGTGGGAAGAGAAGATGAGTTACCTATTCGCAAAGTCACTGTACCTGCATTTCAAATGGGTAAATATGAAGTGACTGTAGCCGAATATCGAAAATTTATAGAGGCAACTGGCTATGAATCTACCAAAGGCTGTGTTCACCGTATTGGCCCTCAGTGGTTTGGTAGCGGTGAACGCGATGGGACATGGAACGATAATATTTATGTACTTAGTGAATTTCACCCTGTGGTCTGTGTGTCTCGTACTGATGCAATCAACTATGCAAAGTGGCTATCAAAGGTGTCAGGCGATCAGTATCGGTTGCCGACAGAAGCCGAGTGGGAATATGCAGTCAGAGCTGGAACCAAGTCAAAGTACTTTTTTGGTGATGAAATCCGAGCAGCCGATGCGTGTCGATATGCAAATATTGCTGATATACATGCTTACTCCTTGTCTGGAAAGTTGTATGACGCACCCTATGCTCAAGATGCGATCAATACGTGTAATGACAATGAAGTGATGATCTCGACGGTTGGCTTGTATAAACCCAATGGATTTGGCTTACATGATATGGAAGGCAATGTGGTTGAGCGATTAGCAGATTGTTATCAAGACAGCTATGTGGGAGCGCCTGTTGATGGTAGTGCGGTAACTAAAAAAGACTGTGAGATTTTTGTCGCTCGTGGCGGCAGTTGGCATTGGCCTGCATTTGGTTCAAGCAGACGAATGAGGATGTCTGAGGACTTTTTTGCGGCGCTGGAAGGGTTCCGGTTAGTAAAAGATACGAATGGCAAAGCGTTAGGGGCGGCCAAAGGCACTCCTTGGTTTGTTAAGCAATTAACTATCGCACAAACAAACGCGAGAACTAAGCACAAGAAAGAAAACCCACATTATCCAAAACAGTTGAATGATGTGAAGCTGAGCCGCCTTAGCAAAGATAAAGTGAAAATTGCTTGGCAAGCTCAGCAAAAATCTGGTGTAACAGGGTACGAGGTTTTTAGGCAAGACCCACTCACCAACCAGACTGTCACACTGGTAAAATTGAGTCATAAGCAGACAAGTTTTATTGACGATGCAGCGCTTTCGCACAATGGCAGGTACTCTGTTGTCGCGTTAAATGGCAGCGCGAAGAGTTTACCAAGTCCTGTTTTTGACAGCTATTCTAAGCAGCCTCATATTATTCCCTCACGCATTGAAGGGGAAGCATTTAACTTTGCGCCAGGGGTAACTGTTGTGAATTCCAGCTTTGAACCAGAGGGCGATAAAATCATCGGATCTATTGGAACAGATAAAGCGAGTTACATCCTTGAGGCACAAATTGCAGGGGACTACTTGGTGACAATTCGCTTGTTCCACTCCGGACCTACACAAAATTACACATTGATGCTCAATGGGCAGCCGATCACAACGTCTGAGCTATCAGGTGAGCGTGGCTGGCGCACCATTAAAGATATAAAAGTAAAATTTGAACAAGGGCGACATACTTTAACCATTCAAGGAGAGACGTCTATATTCGCGGTAAACTGGTTCGATATCGCGATGCGTTAG
- a CDS encoding winged helix-turn-helix domain-containing protein, with translation MLYFLDFEFDTQQKRLFKHQSEIPLTPTQGKLLNLLIESRAFILSKEEILDQVWQGRVVSEQVVFQNISQLRAIISDAAIKTFPKRGYQWQLEITAQAKTNNAARTSQQTKHNYSQRFILSYAFATLFILGLVSSYWLWPHQDSKQAVQTNTNQQILLVPFSPRFEGHLTSQTNQLNDALSASYTVFGEQLSSAQAIFNSPYIEHQKLLGAASNKLLLSGFIYSKEVSNTPMYLLEYRLQNNLRHWQGYIYAPSVSALKDQLQSNIDEVLQSDYFQVHSDTFTTIELEKLYSQSPDNLDILTHLVERLLDEYNHNVASAHIEQMISLSEQQNHPLYKAYSQWLKGQLLMALNQYEQSKQHLERASVLMDNANFNALNSEISKSLSDVVAHELDFSLIQKHLYKSASQARLANRPVQEIRAYTLLSIKAFKLKLEKEKYDYLYQAKTLLADHQLDGSHYMLIFYHFALFAKDLEQKQHYYLKVLQQPVTPENYWVYFSVSEQLANIYLEKNEPDLAIKLAENINEPARRDMLFAQIYHQMGQVDVAKQHAQSSFNTARMKHIDWVGLAMAMKLLELNAQLNEDTDSMIYRHYIRDTASPRWQQARQDILIKLGVISNPYEQDKSII, from the coding sequence ATGCTGTATTTTCTAGACTTCGAATTTGACACTCAACAAAAACGATTATTCAAACATCAAAGTGAAATACCATTAACGCCTACACAGGGGAAGCTGCTCAATTTGTTGATTGAGTCACGAGCGTTTATTCTGAGTAAAGAGGAAATTCTGGATCAGGTATGGCAAGGTCGTGTTGTTTCGGAGCAGGTCGTTTTTCAAAACATCAGCCAGCTTAGAGCAATCATTTCCGATGCAGCCATAAAAACCTTTCCAAAGCGCGGTTACCAATGGCAGCTAGAAATAACCGCGCAGGCTAAAACCAACAATGCAGCACGTACATCGCAGCAAACTAAACACAACTACTCGCAAAGGTTTATCCTCTCGTATGCATTCGCCACTTTATTCATTTTGGGCCTTGTCAGCAGCTATTGGCTGTGGCCACATCAAGATAGCAAACAAGCTGTTCAAACAAATACAAATCAACAGATTTTGTTAGTTCCTTTTTCGCCCAGATTTGAAGGACATTTAACTTCTCAAACAAATCAACTCAATGACGCGTTATCTGCTAGTTATACAGTATTTGGTGAACAACTTAGTTCGGCGCAAGCCATATTCAACTCTCCCTACATCGAACATCAAAAGCTGTTGGGAGCAGCATCGAATAAGCTGTTACTGAGCGGGTTTATATACTCAAAAGAGGTATCGAATACGCCAATGTACTTACTTGAGTATCGTTTACAAAACAACCTAAGGCACTGGCAAGGTTATATATATGCCCCCAGCGTCAGCGCACTTAAAGACCAGCTGCAATCTAATATTGATGAGGTACTTCAATCCGATTATTTTCAAGTGCACTCTGATACTTTTACAACAATAGAACTTGAAAAGCTGTACAGCCAATCACCTGATAATTTAGATATATTGACGCATTTAGTTGAACGCCTACTAGATGAATACAACCACAATGTTGCCAGCGCGCATATTGAGCAAATGATAAGTCTCAGTGAGCAACAAAATCATCCGCTGTACAAAGCATATAGCCAATGGCTCAAAGGGCAATTACTGATGGCGTTAAATCAATATGAACAGTCTAAACAGCACTTGGAACGCGCCAGTGTATTGATGGATAACGCGAACTTTAACGCTTTAAATAGTGAGATCAGCAAGTCGCTTTCGGATGTGGTCGCACACGAGCTAGACTTTTCATTGATACAAAAGCACTTATATAAATCAGCCAGCCAAGCTCGACTCGCCAATCGCCCAGTACAAGAAATAAGGGCTTACACACTTTTATCAATCAAAGCGTTTAAACTCAAATTAGAAAAAGAAAAATACGACTATCTTTATCAAGCCAAGACCTTGTTAGCCGACCACCAGCTGGATGGCAGTCATTATATGCTCATATTCTATCACTTCGCACTGTTTGCAAAAGACCTAGAGCAAAAGCAACATTATTATTTAAAAGTATTACAGCAACCCGTAACGCCCGAAAACTACTGGGTTTATTTCTCTGTCAGTGAGCAGTTAGCTAATATCTACCTTGAAAAAAACGAGCCGGATTTGGCTATAAAACTGGCCGAAAATATTAATGAGCCAGCTAGAAGGGACATGTTATTCGCTCAAATTTATCACCAAATGGGGCAAGTTGATGTGGCCAAGCAGCACGCACAGTCAAGCTTTAATACCGCAAGAATGAAGCATATCGACTGGGTTGGATTAGCAATGGCGATGAAGTTATTAGAGCTAAATGCCCAATTAAATGAAGATACGGATTCTATGATTTATCGCCACTATATTAGAGATACAGCCTCACCAAGATGGCAACAAGCAAGACAAGACATACTCATAAAATTAGGGGTTATCAGTAACCCCTATGAACAAGATAAAAGTATAATTTAG
- a CDS encoding adenylate/guanylate cyclase domain-containing protein, which produces MKWLKDIDESFDVLLTDCYQQREMEMEYHINQIRLVGLMSLFLLELLIGLLNRGIDWTLIVVDLGTMALTAVWCFCVARWAKSKGYKPWLKYVSILFDYLIILLITLEMEFLSEIGHFLHDMHNTEFELMLISALILFNVMSAFRQGKLIIYYSTLCCLATGTVILEHSDTARAIEMHEQIIILFSGLLAWSISSYITNTYTRLRHRERLLRYLPKKLVSAVETGKVDIEPGGERRNVTVLMADIRRFTSMCEAYEPEVITGLLNRYFSTMSTIVFKYDGMIDKFIGDAIMAVFGTPQGEGNSASNAISAAKEMLEALKELNKEFIEEGLPSIEIGIGVHSGDAIAGNVGSVSCMDYTVIGDTVNVAARIESKTKELNKTLLISKVSVEQSKQQDLQKAAEVNLKGRVEPIEVFFDPQI; this is translated from the coding sequence ATGAAATGGTTAAAGGATATTGATGAGTCTTTTGATGTACTACTGACTGATTGCTATCAGCAAAGAGAAATGGAAATGGAGTACCATATTAATCAGATCCGATTAGTTGGATTAATGTCACTCTTTTTATTAGAGCTTTTGATAGGTTTACTAAATAGAGGCATAGATTGGACGTTAATAGTCGTGGATCTGGGCACTATGGCACTGACTGCGGTTTGGTGTTTCTGTGTCGCGCGGTGGGCAAAAAGTAAAGGCTATAAACCATGGTTAAAGTACGTTTCTATCCTATTTGATTATCTTATTATTTTGCTGATTACCCTTGAGATGGAGTTTCTTTCGGAGATTGGTCACTTTTTACATGATATGCATAATACTGAATTTGAATTGATGCTGATAAGCGCACTTATCCTGTTCAATGTGATGAGTGCATTTCGCCAAGGTAAGTTAATTATTTACTATTCCACCTTATGTTGCTTGGCAACTGGCACTGTGATCCTAGAGCACAGTGACACAGCCAGAGCGATTGAGATGCATGAGCAGATAATCATTTTATTTTCGGGTTTACTGGCATGGTCAATTTCTAGTTATATAACAAATACTTACACCCGACTTAGACACAGGGAAAGGCTGCTTCGATACTTGCCAAAAAAGTTGGTAAGTGCAGTGGAAACCGGCAAAGTTGATATTGAGCCAGGCGGAGAGCGGCGAAATGTAACGGTATTGATGGCTGATATTCGACGCTTTACAAGCATGTGCGAAGCGTACGAACCAGAGGTCATCACTGGCTTACTGAACAGATATTTTTCGACTATGAGTACGATTGTTTTCAAATATGACGGCATGATTGATAAGTTTATCGGAGACGCGATTATGGCCGTATTTGGTACACCTCAAGGTGAAGGGAATAGTGCCAGCAATGCAATTAGTGCGGCGAAAGAAATGTTAGAAGCACTGAAAGAATTGAATAAGGAGTTTATCGAAGAAGGGTTGCCGAGTATAGAAATTGGTATAGGGGTACACAGTGGTGACGCAATAGCTGGTAATGTTGGGAGCGTCAGTTGTATGGATTATACTGTGATAGGTGACACGGTTAATGTCGCAGCCAGAATCGAAAGTAAAACAAAAGAATTAAATAAAACACTATTGATTAGTAAGGTCAGTGTTGAGCAATCAAAGCAACAAGATCTACAAAAAGCGGCAGAGGTTAATTTAAAAGGAAGAGTTGAACCGATAGAAGTATTCTTCGACCCACAAATCTAA